One Halalkalicoccus sp. NIPERK01 genomic region harbors:
- a CDS encoding Hsp20/alpha crystallin family protein, whose translation MARRRNPFDDLDEFFDRLGRQFENQPGFDQDVFGMGGANRMSIDLADRDEEFVVTADAPGFDKNEIDVRVTDRTLTIEAERDEESEERDETYLRSERRSESLRRTVQLPEPVDEESVSATYKNGVLTITLPKRDPEVGGKSIDIE comes from the coding sequence ATGGCTCGACGTAGAAACCCCTTCGACGACCTCGACGAGTTCTTCGACCGCCTCGGCCGCCAGTTCGAGAACCAGCCCGGGTTCGATCAGGACGTCTTCGGCATGGGCGGCGCGAACCGCATGAGCATCGACCTGGCCGACCGGGACGAGGAGTTCGTCGTCACCGCGGACGCACCCGGTTTCGACAAGAACGAGATCGACGTGCGCGTCACCGACCGGACGCTCACGATCGAGGCCGAACGCGACGAGGAGTCCGAGGAACGCGACGAGACCTACCTCCGCAGCGAGCGCCGAAGCGAGTCGCTGCGCCGGACCGTCCAGCTACCCGAACCTGTCGACGAGGAGAGCGTCTCGGCGACGTACAAGAACGGCGTGCTGACGATCACGCTCCCGAAGCGCGACCCCGAGGTCGGCGGGAAGTCGATCGACATCGAGTAG
- a CDS encoding RNase P subunit p30 family protein, which produces MYEAVYAAPEGRSTVARHAHTASEYGFAGVVVRNGDALEGNETERIAETYGIDVVRGTEIRAEGSQTASGYLGNRREEYTILALRGGTDDLNRFAVEQPRVDVLSRPMAGEGDFNHVLAKAAARNGVRVEFDLSTVLRLEGGPRVQALSDVRKLRELVDQYEVPYVVSASPESHLQLRGPRELIAVGERIGFSPEGIETGLREWGRLAERNREIASESFIEPGVRRGRYEEDD; this is translated from the coding sequence ATGTACGAGGCGGTCTACGCCGCCCCCGAGGGCCGCTCGACGGTCGCACGCCACGCCCACACCGCGAGCGAGTACGGGTTCGCGGGGGTCGTCGTCCGAAACGGCGACGCGCTCGAAGGGAACGAGACCGAGCGAATCGCCGAGACCTACGGGATCGACGTCGTTCGTGGAACCGAGATCCGCGCCGAGGGCTCACAGACGGCGAGCGGCTACCTCGGGAACCGCCGCGAGGAGTACACGATCCTCGCGCTCCGGGGCGGGACGGACGACCTCAATCGCTTCGCGGTCGAACAGCCCCGCGTGGACGTCCTCTCCCGGCCGATGGCCGGCGAGGGCGACTTCAACCACGTGCTCGCGAAGGCCGCCGCGCGAAACGGGGTGCGCGTCGAGTTCGACCTCTCGACCGTGCTCCGACTCGAGGGCGGCCCGCGGGTGCAGGCGCTCTCGGACGTGCGCAAACTCCGCGAACTCGTCGACCAGTACGAGGTCCCCTACGTCGTGAGCGCCTCCCCGGAGAGCCACCTCCAACTGCGCGGGCCCCGCGAACTGATCGCCGTCGGCGAGCGGATCGGCTTCTCGCCCGAGGGGATCGAAACCGGCCTCCGCGAGTGGGGGCGGCTCGCCGAACGGAACCGCGAGATCGCCTCCGAGTCGTTCATAGAGCCGGGCGTGCGTAGGGGCCGGTATGAAGAGGACGATTGA
- a CDS encoding class I SAM-dependent methyltransferase: MKRTIEEHASRFDEHAAEYDESQDSEEYRACADLVIECADPDPDDVVLDLGCGTGAIALALAPEAKRVVGRDISAGMLERAREKAAGQGIENAAFGEGRFRDPNYDGEVEIVVSNFAMHHLSDEGKREAIEVIADLGPRRFVLGDVMFFGLPDPDEPFYSPEVDDPATVGTLVEALTEAGFTVTRARRVHDQVGVLVGERIE; the protein is encoded by the coding sequence ATGAAGAGGACGATTGAGGAGCACGCGAGCCGATTCGACGAGCACGCCGCGGAGTACGACGAGAGCCAGGACAGCGAGGAGTACAGGGCCTGTGCTGATCTCGTGATCGAGTGCGCCGATCCCGATCCGGATGACGTCGTCCTCGATCTGGGCTGCGGGACCGGCGCGATCGCGCTGGCGCTCGCGCCCGAGGCGAAGCGGGTCGTTGGTCGGGACATCAGCGCGGGGATGCTGGAGCGGGCGCGGGAGAAGGCGGCCGGGCAGGGTATCGAGAACGCGGCGTTCGGCGAGGGGCGCTTTCGCGATCCCAACTACGACGGCGAGGTCGAGATAGTGGTATCGAACTTCGCCATGCACCACCTCTCGGACGAGGGGAAGCGCGAGGCCATCGAGGTCATCGCGGACCTCGGCCCTCGAAGGTTCGTGCTGGGCGACGTGATGTTCTTCGGGCTTCCCGACCCCGACGAACCGTTTTATAGCCCCGAGGTGGACGACCCCGCGACCGTCGGTACCCTCGTCGAGGCGCTCACCGAGGCGGGCTTTACCGTCACCCGTGCGAGACGGGTCCACGATCAGGTGGGCGTCCTCGTGGGCGAGCGCATCGAGTAG
- a CDS encoding DUF3303 domain-containing protein, translating to MLFIATLDHTPDNCWARPENEEKAREWIAGMDRTAEQAGVEVHGSYVTPNEHRFYFVLEADTFEAVTAFLGPPLLHDHDAHVAPVLTFGEAERTLLEE from the coding sequence ATGCTGTTCATAGCTACCTTGGATCACACGCCGGACAACTGCTGGGCACGCCCGGAGAACGAGGAGAAGGCCCGCGAGTGGATCGCGGGGATGGACCGGACGGCGGAGCAGGCCGGCGTCGAGGTCCACGGGTCGTACGTGACGCCGAACGAACACCGGTTCTACTTCGTCCTCGAGGCGGATACCTTCGAGGCGGTGACCGCGTTCCTCGGCCCGCCGCTCCTTCACGACCACGACGCGCACGTCGCGCCCGTCCTGACGTTCGGGGAGGCGGAACGGACGCTCCTCGAGGAGTGA
- a CDS encoding J domain-containing protein, with amino-acid sequence METLYDALGVDPDADREAIRAAYRERAKRHHPDVSGGSATEFRRLTAARDVLLDDARRRRYDALGYRRYARHHLGEEWPVDEPARRRHSRRSRTARSGQRRRSRRVRRERPPRSSSPTDALIALATYWPILVRVGIALALLLVLAFVLAALSL; translated from the coding sequence ATGGAGACGCTGTACGACGCCCTCGGGGTCGACCCGGACGCCGACCGCGAGGCGATCCGCGCCGCGTACCGCGAGCGGGCCAAACGCCACCACCCGGACGTTTCGGGCGGGAGCGCGACCGAGTTCCGCCGGCTCACCGCCGCCCGCGACGTGTTGCTCGACGACGCTCGACGGAGGCGTTACGACGCGCTCGGCTACCGCCGATACGCCCGACACCACCTCGGCGAGGAGTGGCCGGTCGACGAACCGGCACGCCGACGGCATTCGCGACGATCCCGCACGGCCCGCTCGGGCCAGCGGCGACGATCCCGTCGAGTTCGCCGCGAGCGCCCCCCGCGATCCAGCAGTCCGACGGACGCCCTCATCGCGCTCGCGACCTACTGGCCGATCCTCGTGCGGGTGGGGATCGCCCTCGCGCTCCTCCTCGTCCTCGCGTTCGTGCTCGCCGCGCTGTCGCTCTAA
- a CDS encoding class I SAM-dependent methyltransferase gives MPDTPDPPVAHRAYDRLAAGYDREGDTKPANAYLERPATLSLLPNVEGTYVLDAGCGAGHLTKALSDRGATVVGLDVSHEMLTYARERIPDADFVQADLGSDLPLIDDGFDGITSSLAFHYIKDWESLLRELRRILRPGGWVVFSVQHPHADFEEYGDARNYHEIERVSANWDSFGEEVEVPAYRRPLSAMLGPALEAGFQLDRLLEPTPTEEYRQADPERYEYEATRPNFLCLRLVTLTQTG, from the coding sequence ATGCCCGACACTCCGGACCCCCCAGTTGCCCACCGAGCCTACGATAGGCTCGCCGCGGGGTACGACCGTGAGGGAGACACGAAGCCTGCGAACGCCTACCTCGAACGGCCAGCGACCCTCTCCTTGCTTCCCAACGTCGAAGGGACTTACGTCCTTGACGCAGGGTGTGGCGCTGGCCATCTCACCAAGGCACTCAGCGACCGTGGCGCTACCGTCGTCGGCCTCGACGTGAGCCATGAGATGCTCACGTACGCACGAGAAAGGATACCCGACGCCGACTTCGTTCAGGCTGACCTCGGAAGTGACCTCCCCCTCATCGATGACGGGTTTGACGGCATCACCAGTTCGCTCGCGTTCCATTACATCAAGGATTGGGAGTCACTGCTCCGTGAACTCCGTCGAATCCTCAGACCCGGCGGCTGGGTGGTTTTCTCGGTCCAACACCCTCATGCCGACTTCGAGGAGTACGGCGACGCTCGAAACTACCACGAAATAGAACGGGTCTCCGCGAATTGGGACTCCTTCGGCGAGGAGGTGGAGGTACCGGCGTACCGTCGCCCCCTCTCCGCGATGCTAGGGCCTGCGCTTGAGGCTGGTTTCCAGCTTGACCGACTGTTGGAGCCGACGCCGACCGAGGAGTATCGTCAGGCTGACCCAGAGAGGTATGAGTACGAAGCGACTCGCCCGAATTTCCTCTGTCTCCGCCTCGTCACCCTCACTCAAACCGGTTAA
- the surE gene encoding 5'/3'-nucleotidase SurE: MDTDLEILLTNDDGIDSPGFRALYDALSAVANVTAVAPASDQSAVGRAMSSEVGVEEHELGFAIAGTPADCVVAGLEALGPYPDLVVSGCNTGANLGAYVLGRSGTVSAAVEAAFCGVPAVAVSLYIPEEEWPRTPEIEEYAEACRATRYLVERAPSRGVFEHAEYLNVNAPLPADDPAPMVVTRPSTVYEMGATQNGDSITLHDLSWEAMSTGEIDDPEGTDRRAITEGKVSVSPLTAPHTTEHHEALDRLAADY, from the coding sequence ATGGACACGGATCTCGAGATCCTGCTGACGAACGACGACGGGATCGACAGTCCCGGCTTCCGCGCGCTCTACGACGCGCTCTCGGCGGTGGCGAACGTCACCGCGGTCGCGCCCGCGAGCGACCAGAGCGCGGTCGGCCGGGCCATGTCGAGCGAGGTCGGTGTCGAGGAACACGAACTGGGTTTCGCCATCGCGGGCACGCCCGCCGACTGTGTGGTCGCGGGCCTCGAGGCGCTCGGTCCCTACCCCGACCTCGTCGTCTCGGGCTGTAACACCGGCGCGAACCTCGGGGCCTACGTCCTCGGGCGCTCCGGGACGGTTAGCGCCGCCGTCGAGGCTGCCTTCTGCGGGGTCCCCGCCGTCGCCGTCTCCCTCTACATCCCCGAGGAGGAGTGGCCCCGGACGCCGGAGATCGAGGAGTACGCGGAGGCCTGTCGCGCGACCCGGTACCTCGTCGAACGCGCGCCGTCGCGGGGCGTCTTCGAGCACGCCGAGTACCTCAATGTCAACGCGCCGCTTCCCGCCGACGACCCCGCGCCGATGGTCGTGACCCGTCCCTCGACGGTCTACGAGATGGGCGCGACCCAGAACGGGGACTCGATCACGCTACACGACCTCTCGTGGGAGGCGATGAGCACGGGGGAGATCGACGACCCCGAGGGGACGGATAGAAGAGCGATCACGGAGGGAAAGGTCAGCGTCTCGCCGCTGACCGCCCCCCACACCACCGAGCACCACGAGGCGCTCGATCGGCTCGCGGCGGACTACTAA
- a CDS encoding class I SAM-dependent methyltransferase produces the protein MSRQAILDTAKYLRNVRPIDPEEVAEYVEGGAHPAVVRQTLRENALSLGLYEREDGTFVPASEEPISPTFDGVRTMPDRYLSCLEDLLVERFGPGWADGESGAALREEIRRLKERYYRQHPVEYSYETALGYALYHLPDYYAATGYALDELGSRDLLPSTLRVLDVGAGVGGPALGLADYAEGALVEYHAVEPSAAADVLEALLAATPRNFHPTIHRTTAEAFEPEVALRADGQRDSDESRDGYDLILFANVLSELAEPTAVLKRYLTHLVSGGAALALAPADKNTATGLREIEHEVVAESEYTVFAPTLRLWPDREPTDHCWSFDRKPDLAVPELQRRLDEGRRAEGERGERDAATGEFVNTDVQYAYSILRRDGQVRVDVTASPERFAPFAASEAHVTDRIDCIAVKLSDSLSDSNPLFLLGDGSQSESHYAVVTRETALNRALSAAEYGDVFVLESVLVLWNADENAYNLVVDEECVVDRVG, from the coding sequence ATGAGTCGACAAGCGATCCTCGATACGGCGAAATACCTCAGGAACGTCCGCCCGATCGACCCCGAGGAGGTCGCCGAGTACGTCGAGGGCGGCGCCCATCCCGCAGTCGTCCGCCAGACCCTGCGGGAGAACGCCCTCTCACTCGGGCTATACGAACGCGAGGACGGCACGTTCGTTCCCGCTTCGGAGGAACCGATTTCACCCACCTTCGACGGGGTGCGCACGATGCCCGACCGATATCTCTCGTGCCTCGAGGACCTGCTGGTCGAGCGCTTCGGCCCTGGCTGGGCCGACGGCGAGAGCGGGGCCGCCCTCAGGGAGGAGATCCGCCGGCTCAAGGAGCGCTACTACCGCCAGCACCCCGTCGAGTACTCCTACGAGACGGCGCTGGGCTACGCGCTCTATCACCTCCCCGACTACTACGCGGCGACCGGGTACGCGCTCGACGAACTGGGTTCACGGGACCTGCTCCCCTCGACGCTCCGGGTGCTCGACGTGGGCGCGGGCGTCGGCGGCCCCGCACTCGGTCTGGCCGACTACGCCGAGGGCGCGCTCGTCGAGTACCACGCGGTCGAACCGAGCGCGGCCGCAGACGTTCTGGAGGCGTTGCTCGCGGCGACTCCCCGAAACTTCCACCCGACGATCCACCGGACGACCGCCGAGGCGTTCGAGCCCGAGGTGGCGTTACGCGCGGACGGCCAGCGGGACTCGGACGAGTCCCGCGACGGGTACGACCTGATCCTGTTCGCGAACGTGCTGAGCGAACTCGCGGAGCCCACGGCGGTCCTGAAGCGGTATCTCACACACCTCGTGTCCGGTGGAGCGGCCCTCGCGCTCGCGCCGGCCGATAAGAACACCGCGACCGGCCTGCGGGAGATCGAACACGAGGTCGTCGCGGAAAGCGAGTACACGGTCTTCGCGCCGACCCTCCGGCTGTGGCCCGACCGCGAACCGACCGATCACTGCTGGTCGTTCGACCGGAAACCCGACCTCGCCGTCCCGGAACTCCAGCGCCGCCTCGACGAGGGGCGACGTGCCGAGGGGGAGCGCGGCGAGCGCGACGCCGCGACGGGCGAGTTCGTCAACACCGACGTCCAGTACGCCTACTCGATCCTCCGGCGGGACGGGCAGGTCCGGGTCGACGTCACCGCGAGCCCCGAGCGCTTCGCCCCGTTCGCCGCGAGCGAGGCCCACGTCACCGACCGGATCGACTGCATCGCGGTCAAACTCAGCGACTCGCTCTCCGATTCGAACCCCCTCTTTTTGCTCGGCGACGGCAGCCAGTCGGAGAGCCACTACGCCGTGGTGACGCGGGAGACGGCGCTCAACCGCGCGCTGTCTGCGGCCGAGTACGGCGACGTGTTCGTCCTCGAGTCCGTGCTGGTCCTCTGGAACGCGGACGAGAACGCGTACAACCTCGTGGTCGACGAGGAATGCGTCGTCGACCGGGTCGGATGA
- a CDS encoding prephenate dehydrogenase/arogenate dehydrogenase family protein has protein sequence MDVLIVGAGAMGRWFGEVVGGEGRIAFVDREEAVAREAAETVGGRAVPEGTAERFDLVCLAVPIPAVEPTIELYAPLSDRAIADVSGVMAAPVAAMEAHAPEREHVSLHPLFSPENAPGNVPVVADDGPVAGWIRERLREAGNTVVETTPEEHDAAMETIQTKAHAAVLAYALAADDVPEGFETPVSRELDELVRNVTGGNPHVYADIQSTFPGADDVAEAAIDVAEADREAFEALYREAGE, from the coding sequence ATGGACGTACTGATCGTCGGCGCGGGGGCGATGGGTCGCTGGTTCGGGGAGGTGGTCGGGGGCGAGGGGCGGATCGCCTTCGTCGACCGGGAGGAGGCGGTCGCCCGCGAGGCCGCCGAGACGGTGGGTGGACGGGCGGTTCCGGAGGGGACGGCGGAACGGTTCGATCTGGTCTGTCTCGCGGTGCCGATCCCGGCGGTGGAACCGACGATCGAACTGTACGCCCCCCTCTCAGATCGGGCGATCGCGGACGTCAGCGGCGTCATGGCCGCGCCGGTCGCGGCGATGGAGGCCCACGCCCCCGAGCGCGAACACGTCAGCCTCCACCCGCTCTTCTCCCCCGAGAACGCCCCCGGCAACGTCCCGGTCGTCGCCGACGACGGACCGGTCGCCGGGTGGATCCGCGAACGCCTCCGCGAGGCCGGCAACACCGTCGTCGAGACCACGCCCGAGGAGCACGACGCGGCGATGGAGACGATCCAGACGAAGGCCCACGCGGCGGTGCTGGCGTACGCGCTCGCCGCCGACGACGTCCCCGAGGGGTTCGAGACGCCGGTCTCCCGCGAACTCGACGAACTCGTCCGGAACGTGACCGGCGGCAACCCTCACGTCTACGCGGACATCCAGTCGACGTTTCCGGGCGCGGACGACGTCGCCGAGGCCGCCATCGACGTCGCCGAGGCCGACCGCGAGGCGTTCGAGGCGCTGTACCGCGAGGCGGGCGAATGA
- a CDS encoding Xaa-Pro peptidase family protein — protein sequence MDPDLSALDSFLAEADADGYLIDADSSDSDQRYLSGFDAHDPFFTLYDGETHLLVSGLEYGRAKKESRAESVSRYADYDYQYGSPEERYRMLAAFLADHGVSSLSVPARFPLATADGLREREIGVEAETDGVLTGIRAVKTDEEVEFIREAQRANEGAMGRAETLLREATVEEDVLYHDGEPLTSERLRREIEIELLRRDHALDETIVACGADAADPHDRGSGPLEAGETVVIDVFPRNKETNYHADMTRTFSVGEPSARAREWYDLTSEAKEAALAAVEPGATGEDVHDAVCAVYEEAGLPTLRDDPSTETGFIHSTGHGIGLDVHELPRLAPGGAELEAGHVITVEPGLYDPAVGGIRIEDLVVVTEEGYENLTDYPEEFVL from the coding sequence ATGGACCCGGACCTCTCGGCACTCGACTCGTTCCTCGCGGAGGCGGACGCCGACGGCTACCTCATCGACGCCGACTCCTCGGACTCGGATCAGCGCTACCTCTCGGGATTCGACGCCCACGATCCCTTTTTCACGCTCTACGACGGTGAAACGCACCTGCTCGTCTCCGGACTCGAGTACGGCCGCGCGAAAAAGGAGAGCCGCGCCGAGTCGGTCTCTCGCTACGCCGACTACGACTACCAGTACGGCTCGCCCGAGGAACGGTATCGAATGCTCGCGGCGTTCCTCGCCGACCACGGCGTCTCCTCGCTTTCGGTCCCCGCGCGCTTCCCGCTCGCGACCGCCGACGGCCTACGCGAGCGCGAGATCGGCGTCGAGGCCGAAACCGACGGCGTGCTCACCGGGATCCGTGCGGTCAAGACCGACGAGGAGGTCGAGTTCATCCGCGAGGCCCAGCGAGCGAACGAGGGGGCGATGGGGCGCGCCGAGACGCTGCTCAGGGAGGCGACGGTCGAGGAGGACGTCCTGTATCACGACGGCGAGCCGTTGACCAGCGAGCGCCTTAGGAGAGAAATCGAGATCGAACTCCTCCGGCGGGACCACGCGCTCGACGAGACCATCGTCGCCTGTGGCGCGGACGCCGCCGACCCCCACGACCGGGGGAGCGGTCCCCTCGAAGCGGGCGAAACCGTCGTAATCGACGTCTTCCCGAGGAACAAGGAGACGAACTACCACGCCGACATGACCCGGACGTTCTCGGTCGGCGAGCCCTCGGCGCGCGCACGCGAGTGGTACGACCTCACGAGCGAGGCGAAGGAGGCCGCACTCGCGGCGGTCGAACCCGGGGCCACCGGCGAGGACGTTCACGATGCCGTCTGCGCGGTCTACGAGGAGGCGGGGCTGCCCACCCTCCGGGACGACCCCTCGACCGAGACGGGCTTCATCCACTCGACGGGCCACGGGATCGGCCTGGACGTCCACGAACTTCCCCGATTGGCTCCCGGCGGCGCGGAACTGGAGGCGGGCCACGTGATCACCGTCGAACCCGGCCTCTACGATCCCGCTGTGGGGGGCATCCGGATCGAGGACCTCGTGGTCGTCACCGAGGAGGGCTACGAGAACCTGACCGACTACCCCGAGGAGTTCGTCCTCTGA
- a CDS encoding ABC transporter permease subunit — protein sequence MLEIGRYETEKRLRGTVALVVGIAALSLVFLAFFPSLESADVDIDAMLAAYPPAIQEAFGIATLSTVEGFLAVEIYQFVWLLLLGLYFAYSAAGLIAGDVERDRMDLTLSLPVSRSRVLVEKFLSLSVPILALNAVVAAAVYVGVLAIGQSIDPLDLAMVHLLSVPYLLACGAIGLVLSVLVDRADVAKRIAIALVFVLFLVESIAASTEELEWIGYASPTRYYDPTAILVEGSYDLAGAAVLLAATVALVLLARFRFSRADIGA from the coding sequence ATGCTTGAGATCGGTCGCTACGAGACCGAAAAGCGCCTGCGCGGGACGGTCGCGCTCGTGGTCGGGATCGCGGCCCTCTCGCTCGTGTTCCTGGCCTTCTTCCCGTCGCTCGAGAGCGCCGACGTCGACATCGACGCCATGCTCGCGGCGTACCCGCCCGCGATACAGGAGGCGTTCGGGATCGCCACCCTCAGCACGGTCGAGGGGTTTCTCGCCGTCGAGATCTACCAGTTCGTCTGGCTGCTCCTCCTCGGACTGTACTTCGCGTACAGCGCCGCCGGGCTGATCGCGGGCGACGTCGAGCGCGACCGGATGGACCTCACCCTCTCGTTGCCGGTCTCGCGGTCGCGCGTCCTCGTCGAGAAGTTCCTCTCCCTCTCGGTGCCGATCCTCGCGCTCAACGCCGTCGTCGCCGCCGCCGTCTACGTCGGCGTGCTCGCGATCGGCCAGTCGATCGACCCGCTCGACCTGGCGATGGTCCACCTGCTGTCGGTCCCCTACCTGCTGGCCTGCGGGGCGATCGGACTCGTCCTCTCGGTGCTGGTCGACCGCGCGGACGTCGCGAAGCGGATCGCCATCGCGCTCGTGTTCGTCCTCTTCCTGGTCGAGTCGATCGCCGCGAGTACTGAAGAACTCGAGTGGATCGGCTACGCCAGCCCCACCCGCTACTACGACCCGACCGCGATCCTCGTCGAGGGGAGCTACGACCTCGCGGGGGCGGCCGTGTTGCTCGCCGCGACCGTCGCGCTGGTGCTGCTCGCGCGGTTCCGGTTTTCCAGAGCCGATATCGGCGCGTAG
- a CDS encoding ABC transporter ATP-binding protein has translation MAAIECTALTKRYGDVVGVDSLSFTVGEGEVFGFLGPNGAGKTTTIRTLLGLLSPSEGTATVLGADIREEAELIEAKRRIGYLPADLGFDEGLTGRRVLDHHAAIKGESRREELLDLFTPPLDREIREYSTGNEQMLGIVQAFMHDPDLVIMDEPTSGLDPLKQEAFHEFVEAESERGTTIFFSSHVLSDVRRVCDRVAILREGRLVALEDVETLLDRGGKRVHVRLAEGAEGFVTDGMLDAQVTDGTVTFTYVGEYNALLRHLAGYDVLDIEIREPPLEDVFMHYYGGGTERESEPDAVPRGEAIDA, from the coding sequence ATGGCAGCCATCGAGTGTACGGCGCTGACGAAGCGCTACGGTGATGTAGTCGGCGTCGACTCGCTCTCCTTTACGGTCGGGGAGGGCGAGGTCTTCGGATTTCTGGGCCCCAACGGCGCGGGCAAGACGACGACCATCCGCACCCTTCTGGGGCTGCTCTCGCCCTCGGAGGGAACGGCGACGGTGCTCGGGGCGGACATCCGCGAGGAGGCCGAACTGATCGAGGCCAAGCGACGGATCGGCTACCTGCCCGCCGACCTGGGGTTCGACGAGGGGCTGACCGGAAGGCGGGTGCTCGACCACCACGCCGCGATCAAGGGCGAGAGTCGACGCGAGGAACTCCTCGACTTGTTCACGCCGCCGCTGGACCGGGAGATCCGCGAGTACTCGACGGGCAACGAGCAGATGCTCGGGATCGTCCAGGCGTTCATGCACGACCCCGATCTGGTGATCATGGACGAACCCACCTCGGGGCTCGACCCGCTCAAACAGGAGGCGTTCCACGAGTTCGTCGAGGCCGAGAGCGAGCGCGGGACGACGATCTTCTTCTCCTCGCACGTCCTGAGCGACGTCCGGCGGGTCTGTGACCGCGTCGCCATCCTCCGGGAGGGCCGACTCGTCGCGCTCGAAGACGTCGAGACGCTCCTGGATCGCGGCGGCAAGCGGGTCCACGTCCGACTCGCCGAGGGCGCCGAGGGGTTCGTGACCGACGGAATGCTCGACGCACAGGTCACCGACGGGACCGTGACGTTCACCTACGTCGGCGAGTACAACGCCCTCTTGCGGCATCTCGCGGGCTACGACGTGCTCGACATCGAGATCCGGGAGCCACCCCTGGAGGACGTGTTCATGCACTACTACGGCGGGGGGACGGAACGAGAAAGCGAACCCGACGCGGTCCCGAGAGGGGAGGCCATCGATGCTTGA
- a CDS encoding TetR/AcrR family transcriptional regulator has protein sequence MRGFDEAERERIRGELVETGHELLLRYGPEKTNVADITEPVGIAKSTFYRFFDSKAELYLEIYRREVTEFTEEARAELSTVDTAREGLEALFRSYAEWLEDNAFVQRMVVQSDYREFYQDVPDETMAALRREGVVEFESIFETLRDRGDGLREDAGAMEILGLMSVIGLLVIHREEFEEYDPEYYERIRDLLVETLARGLVAD, from the coding sequence ATGCGAGGATTCGACGAGGCGGAGCGCGAGCGAATCAGGGGGGAGTTGGTCGAAACCGGCCACGAGTTGCTCCTCCGCTACGGGCCGGAGAAGACCAACGTGGCGGACATCACGGAGCCGGTCGGCATCGCGAAGAGCACGTTCTATCGGTTCTTCGATTCCAAGGCCGAACTCTACCTCGAGATCTACCGCCGGGAGGTAACCGAGTTCACCGAGGAGGCACGAGCGGAACTCTCGACGGTCGACACCGCGCGCGAGGGGCTCGAAGCGCTCTTTCGATCCTACGCGGAGTGGCTCGAGGACAACGCGTTCGTCCAGCGGATGGTCGTCCAGAGCGACTACCGGGAGTTCTATCAGGACGTCCCGGACGAGACGATGGCGGCGCTCCGACGGGAGGGCGTGGTCGAGTTCGAGTCGATCTTCGAGACGCTCCGCGATCGGGGGGACGGACTGCGCGAGGACGCGGGGGCGATGGAGATACTGGGGCTGATGTCGGTGATCGGGCTGTTGGTCATCCACCGCGAGGAGTTCGAGGAGTACGACCCCGAGTACTACGAGCGGATCCGAGACCTGCTGGTCGAGACGCTCGCGCGCGGACTCGTGGCCGATTAG